CGGCAAGCCGGCTCCTACACGAAACCCGTAGGAGCCGGCTTGCCGGCGAACAGGGGTGTCACGCCTTGTTCAGATACATCCGCGTGGTCAGCAGATACACCGGCAGCCCCGACACCAGGATCAGCAACGCCGCATACGGCGCCGCCGCGGCGAACTCGACATTGGCGGTGTGCGCCCACACCTCGGTGGCCAGCGTAGTCATGCCGGTGGGGCTGAGCAGCAAGGTCGCGGTCAGCTCCTTCATCGCATCCAGGAACACCAGGGCGAAGGCCGCCGCCATCGCCGGGAAGATGATCGGCAGGGTGACCCGACAGAACGCCGCGAAGCTGCTCGCGCCCAGGGTTCGCGCCGCCTCTTCCAGGGTTGGCGAGGCCTTGTTCAGCGCCGTGCGCACCGGCGACTGGGCCAGCGGCAGGAACAGCAGGGCGTAGGCCAGGATCAGCAAAGCGGTGGTCTGGTACAGCGCCGGCACGTAGTGCAAGGCGAAGAACACCAGGGTCAGCGCGATCACCAGGCCGGGCAGGGCGTGCAGCAGGTATGGCAGGCGTTCGGCCCAGATCGCCAGGCGCCCCTTGTAGCGCACCACCAGGAAGCTGATCGGCAACGCCAGCAGCACGCAGAAGCCAGCGCCGCCCAGCGACACCGACAGCGAAGTGACCAGTGCCTTGCCGATGGCTGCAACCGGGAACGCCGCCGACGAGCCGACGCTCAGCCAGTAGCCGAGCATCGCCAGCGGAATGCCGCTGCCCAGCACCGCCAGTGTCAGGCAGAACAGCTGCCCCAGGGGCATCCAACCGCGCAGGCGCAGCGGCTGGGCGCGGCGTGCCACGCCTTGGCCGATGCGCACGTGGCGGGCCTTGCCGCGCACCCGCAGCTCCAGCCACAGCATCGCCAGGCACAGCACCAGCAGCACGGCCGAAAGCATCGCGGCATTGGCGTTGCTGAACTCCAGCTCGAACTGCTGGTAGATCGCCGTGGTGAAGGTCTGCAAGCCGAGGATCGACAGTGCGCCGAACTCCACCAGCATGTGCAGGGCGATCAGCAGCGCGCCGCCGAGCATCGATGGCCACAGCAGTGGCAGGGTGATCTTGCGGAACACCCCCCAGCGACTGCAGCCCAGGGTGCGTGCCGACTCCTCGAGCGCGGTGTCGAGGTTGCGCAAGGTGGCGGCCACCGGCAGGAACACCAGTGGGTACTTGGACAGCGCCATCACCAGGATCGCCCCGCCGAGGCCTTCGAAGTCCGAGCTCAGCGACACCCAGGTGAAGCTGCTGACAAACGACGGCACGGCGAACGGCAGGCACAGCAGCACGCCCCACAGGCGCCGGCCCGGCAGGTCGCTGCGTTCCAGCAGCCAGGCCAGGGCCACGCCGACGACCAGGCACAGCAGGGTGACGCCGACCATCAGCAGCAGGGTGTTGCGCAGCAAGCCCCAGACGAACGGGCGCCAGAGCAGGCGCAGCGCTTCATGCCAGCCGGCATCCCAGGCCTTGAGCCCGACATACAGCAAGGGCAGCAGGCTCATGGCCACCAGGAACAATACAGGCAGCACCACCCAGACGGACGGGCGCTTGCGCCGCGCAACGAAGCGAGCCAGGGCGGGCGAGGGCAGGGCGGCGGTCATCAGAGCAGGCCAACCTCACGTTC
The window above is part of the Pseudomonas muyukensis genome. Proteins encoded here:
- a CDS encoding ABC transporter permease — its product is MTAALPSPALARFVARRKRPSVWVVLPVLFLVAMSLLPLLYVGLKAWDAGWHEALRLLWRPFVWGLLRNTLLLMVGVTLLCLVVGVALAWLLERSDLPGRRLWGVLLCLPFAVPSFVSSFTWVSLSSDFEGLGGAILVMALSKYPLVFLPVAATLRNLDTALEESARTLGCSRWGVFRKITLPLLWPSMLGGALLIALHMLVEFGALSILGLQTFTTAIYQQFELEFSNANAAMLSAVLLVLCLAMLWLELRVRGKARHVRIGQGVARRAQPLRLRGWMPLGQLFCLTLAVLGSGIPLAMLGYWLSVGSSAAFPVAAIGKALVTSLSVSLGGAGFCVLLALPISFLVVRYKGRLAIWAERLPYLLHALPGLVIALTLVFFALHYVPALYQTTALLILAYALLFLPLAQSPVRTALNKASPTLEEAARTLGASSFAAFCRVTLPIIFPAMAAAFALVFLDAMKELTATLLLSPTGMTTLATEVWAHTANVEFAAAAPYAALLILVSGLPVYLLTTRMYLNKA